A window of Pyrobaculum aerophilum str. IM2 contains these coding sequences:
- a CDS encoding ribose-phosphate diphosphokinase, whose protein sequence is MIIAFQNALDLAAELEGIGPVAQIEERVFPDGEVLVRLPEARGEVAVVARLYPAVNDNLIKLFLTIDALNDAGASKIILVIPYMPYARQDRRFRPGEPISSKTVLKLLAHLNVFGIITVDLHKGYVAEYAPRLVIKNLYPAEEFAKALGGVDVVLSPDFGSVHRAEAVARLLQVPYTYFEKYRDRSTGAITLIPRQDVDLRNKRVAIVDDILSTGGTLVDACKAAKTLGAAEVYAAITHCQLLKDARERVRSCVDKIICTDTVLNEFAEVRIGRLIRRELEALL, encoded by the coding sequence ATGATTATCGCCTTTCAAAACGCCTTAGATCTAGCCGCCGAGCTTGAAGGCATTGGCCCCGTTGCGCAAATTGAGGAAAGAGTTTTCCCCGACGGCGAGGTGTTAGTGCGTTTACCTGAGGCGAGGGGCGAGGTGGCCGTCGTCGCCAGGCTCTATCCCGCTGTCAACGATAACTTGATAAAACTTTTCCTCACTATAGACGCCCTAAATGATGCAGGAGCGAGCAAGATTATCCTTGTAATCCCCTATATGCCCTACGCGAGGCAGGATCGTAGGTTTAGGCCGGGCGAGCCCATAAGCTCAAAGACAGTGCTTAAGCTCCTCGCTCACTTAAACGTTTTCGGCATTATAACCGTGGACTTACACAAAGGATATGTCGCTGAGTACGCCCCCCGCCTTGTTATTAAAAACCTCTACCCAGCTGAGGAGTTCGCAAAAGCTCTTGGAGGCGTAGACGTCGTTCTCAGCCCCGACTTCGGCTCTGTCCACAGAGCCGAGGCGGTGGCGCGCCTTTTACAAGTGCCCTATACCTATTTCGAAAAATATAGGGACAGGAGTACAGGGGCTATTACTTTAATACCGCGCCAAGACGTTGACTTGCGTAATAAACGCGTCGCAATAGTAGACGACATTCTCTCCACTGGCGGCACGTTAGTAGACGCTTGTAAAGCCGCCAAGACTCTGGGAGCCGCAGAGGTTTACGCCGCAATTACCCACTGCCAGCTGTTAAAAGACGCAAGGGAGAGGGTGAGGAGTTGCGTTGATAAGATCATATGTACAGACACTGTTCTTAACGAGTTTGCAGAAGTGCGAATAGGTAGGTTAATACGGCGGGAGCTCGAGGCCCTCTTATAA
- a CDS encoding acetylpolyamine aminohydrolase: MIVYYSEVFKRHVPPYRHPEAPDRLDYLIEGVREAGGRVKEPKMREDVWQLIHLAHDKNYVNLINKLCEKGQGEIDGDTYVSPGTCEAAALAVSAVADAVEKRETALIAARPPGHHAGFMGRALTAPTQGFCIFNTAAIAALYVGEGAAVVDIDVHHGNGTQEILYDKDLLYISTHQHPATLYPGTGYPEEVGEGRGEGYNINIPLPPQVGDDVYIKVVDEVVIPLLRQYDPKVIVVSLGWDAHRDDPLADLNLSLKSYLYFFDQVLKMQKLTVVVLEGGYNRSVIKNGTEALLRLALRGEFAPKESATETAHSVYKHFETTMREVRQYAGRYWRL; this comes from the coding sequence ATGATCGTGTACTACTCAGAGGTTTTCAAAAGGCATGTCCCGCCATACCGCCACCCCGAGGCGCCGGATAGGCTGGATTATCTCATAGAGGGCGTTAGAGAGGCAGGCGGCAGGGTGAAAGAGCCTAAAATGCGAGAAGACGTCTGGCAGTTAATCCACTTGGCTCATGACAAAAACTATGTTAATCTTATCAACAAGCTGTGCGAAAAGGGGCAAGGCGAAATTGACGGCGATACTTACGTCTCGCCGGGTACTTGCGAGGCGGCGGCGCTGGCCGTCTCGGCTGTTGCAGACGCCGTTGAGAAGAGGGAAACTGCCTTGATTGCCGCGAGGCCGCCTGGCCACCACGCAGGCTTTATGGGGAGAGCCCTCACGGCGCCAACGCAGGGCTTTTGTATTTTTAACACGGCCGCAATAGCGGCGCTTTATGTGGGAGAAGGAGCGGCCGTGGTGGATATCGACGTACACCACGGCAATGGGACACAGGAAATACTATACGACAAAGATTTACTTTACATCTCGACACACCAACACCCCGCCACTCTCTACCCCGGCACTGGCTACCCGGAGGAAGTGGGCGAGGGGAGGGGTGAGGGGTACAATATAAACATCCCGTTGCCGCCGCAGGTTGGCGACGACGTTTATATAAAAGTAGTAGATGAGGTGGTTATTCCCTTGTTGAGACAATACGACCCTAAGGTAATTGTTGTCTCCCTCGGCTGGGATGCCCACAGAGACGACCCCCTTGCGGATCTCAACCTATCTTTAAAAAGCTACCTCTACTTCTTCGACCAGGTTTTGAAAATGCAAAAGCTCACTGTGGTCGTGCTGGAGGGCGGCTACAACCGCTCGGTGATTAAAAACGGCACGGAGGCGTTGTTAAGACTGGCGCTTAGAGGGGAGTTCGCGCCTAAAGAGAGCGCCACAGAGACGGCGCATAGCGTATATAAACATTTCGAGACGACGATGAGAGAAGTGAGACAATACGCCGGGAGGTATTGGCGTTTATAA
- a CDS encoding creatininase family protein, protein MLCILPVGSYEQHGPHLPPTVDAEIAYYIANKTAERIGARVLPPIFYTCSEEHRDFQNTISVRCTSFIPYFEEVVRSAVEKCGALVVIVGHGGVWDAVKLVSEQLNYELGPSVLPVNIWALISPRDHAGTDETSIYLAVGGSLTGQMVEICEGDISLFGKSRVSRFSKTGIVGCLKPAEVSPERGRKMVEVAVEKIVERIEKFMTLRTS, encoded by the coding sequence GTGTTGTGCATACTGCCCGTGGGGTCTTACGAGCAACACGGCCCTCACCTGCCGCCTACAGTAGACGCAGAAATCGCATATTATATAGCTAATAAAACAGCTGAGAGGATAGGGGCGAGGGTACTGCCGCCTATTTTTTACACGTGCAGTGAAGAGCACAGAGATTTTCAAAATACTATATCAGTGCGTTGCACTAGCTTTATACCCTATTTTGAAGAAGTGGTGAGATCTGCTGTGGAAAAATGCGGGGCTCTTGTTGTAATCGTCGGCCACGGCGGCGTCTGGGACGCGGTAAAACTAGTCTCTGAGCAGTTAAATTACGAACTGGGGCCGAGCGTCTTGCCCGTAAATATCTGGGCGTTAATATCGCCGAGAGACCACGCGGGCACAGATGAGACTAGCATTTATTTAGCTGTCGGCGGCTCGCTGACAGGCCAAATGGTTGAAATTTGTGAAGGGGACATATCGCTGTTTGGAAAGAGCCGGGTATCCCGCTTTTCAAAAACTGGAATAGTCGGCTGCCTGAAGCCGGCTGAGGTCTCCCCCGAGCGCGGGAGAAAAATGGTAGAAGTTGCTGTGGAAAAAATTGTCGAGCGAATTGAGAAATTTATGACTCTTCGCACTTCTTGA
- a CDS encoding GTP cyclohydrolase IIa → MHKITLIRLRGYREWTESLGPRREHIIQTVQAKIHSALWKYFTSIGALPHHLRYDFSLALTTNIETGRVGEVVAKIKRISPVDVEFCEGVGRTPREAYENCGATPGESAGVSVVAHMDVVDSTAATNKNGPLYVYRLIQRTISTIDSGCENLGCLAFYLGGDNIMLLLPNVDAIYQVLRDVELSVRVGVGVAKKPYNAFVKATRGLDYMRVKGRVGVKVVK, encoded by the coding sequence GTGCACAAAATAACACTGATACGCTTGAGGGGATACCGAGAGTGGACCGAGTCTTTGGGCCCAAGGCGGGAGCACATAATTCAAACTGTGCAGGCGAAGATTCACTCAGCGCTGTGGAAATATTTCACCTCTATCGGCGCATTGCCCCACCACCTCAGATACGACTTCTCCCTGGCCTTGACTACAAATATAGAAACGGGCCGGGTAGGGGAGGTCGTGGCAAAAATCAAGCGAATTTCCCCAGTGGACGTGGAATTCTGCGAAGGAGTGGGCAGAACTCCTAGAGAGGCATATGAGAATTGCGGCGCGACGCCCGGAGAAAGTGCGGGCGTCTCAGTAGTGGCACACATGGACGTAGTGGACAGCACCGCCGCAACTAATAAAAACGGTCCGCTGTATGTCTACCGCTTAATACAGCGGACAATAAGCACTATAGACAGCGGCTGCGAAAACTTGGGCTGCCTCGCCTTTTACCTCGGCGGGGATAACATCATGCTCTTACTGCCAAATGTGGACGCAATTTACCAAGTCTTGAGGGATGTGGAATTATCAGTAAGAGTTGGCGTCGGCGTTGCGAAAAAGCCATACAACGCCTTTGTTAAAGCGACAAGGGGATTAGACTACATGCGTGTTAAGGGGAGAGTCGGCGTTAAAGTCGTCAAATGA
- a CDS encoding 2,5-diamino-6-(ribosylamino)-4(3H)-pyrimidinone 5'-phosphate reductase — MRPYVYLMAAVTIDGRIASKSGYSRLSCPHDLKRLHALRAEVDAVIVGANTAIIDNPRLTVRYAAGRNPTRVLIDGALRAPTTLRIFDKTAPTIVYTTNLAPAEKINELRRLGIEVVVFPSHRVDPASVLSDLYNRGVRKVLIEGGGRTNWEFISKCLVDEVIVTVTPYVFGSGVSLVEGEGFKDIEEMPFNLKLLGVKLCECGKEVVVKYAVECKKVDTKYNRLEN, encoded by the coding sequence ATGAGGCCGTACGTCTACTTAATGGCGGCCGTAACTATTGACGGGCGAATAGCGAGTAAAAGCGGCTACTCCCGCCTTTCTTGTCCACACGATTTAAAAAGACTACACGCCTTAAGAGCCGAGGTGGACGCAGTAATTGTGGGGGCGAATACGGCTATTATTGACAACCCCCGCCTAACTGTGAGATACGCCGCGGGCAGAAACCCAACCCGCGTGTTAATAGACGGGGCGCTCCGGGCGCCTACTACGCTGAGGATATTCGACAAAACTGCTCCCACAATTGTCTATACGACGAATTTAGCCCCGGCGGAGAAGATAAACGAATTGAGGCGGCTGGGCATCGAGGTGGTGGTGTTCCCCAGCCACCGCGTTGATCCCGCAAGCGTGTTAAGCGACTTATATAACAGAGGGGTGAGAAAAGTACTGATAGAGGGGGGCGGGAGGACGAATTGGGAGTTTATAAGCAAGTGTCTAGTGGACGAGGTTATTGTAACTGTCACGCCCTATGTTTTCGGCAGTGGGGTGTCACTAGTAGAAGGGGAGGGCTTTAAAGACATAGAGGAAATGCCATTTAACTTAAAGCTTCTGGGCGTAAAGCTCTGCGAATGCGGCAAAGAAGTGGTGGTAAAATACGCCGTTGAGTGTAAAAAAGTTGACACAAAGTATAATAGGTTAGAAAATTAA
- a CDS encoding 3,4-dihydroxy-2-butanone-4-phosphate synthase, which produces MGIEDAIAAFKAGRLVMIYDGDDREAEVDFVIRADAVTPTTIRWLRQNAGGLLCFVTTREVGEILGLEFLSSYYKRRGFLATAPYGDEPAFMGYVNHVKTKTGIRDVDKALTIRELAKVVQLAQRDPEEAREAFKANFYMPGHVPILGGRLGERWGHTELSLILAKAAGVPPAVVIVEVLGDHTEAMPVEEAREYSKTLGVPLVTGTEIKSLI; this is translated from the coding sequence ATGGGCATTGAAGACGCCATTGCCGCTTTTAAGGCGGGCAGACTCGTCATGATCTACGACGGCGATGACCGCGAGGCGGAAGTGGATTTCGTCATTAGGGCCGACGCAGTTACTCCTACCACTATCCGCTGGCTGAGACAAAACGCGGGGGGGCTGTTATGTTTTGTCACGACGCGGGAAGTGGGCGAAATACTCGGCTTAGAGTTTTTGAGTAGTTACTACAAAAGGAGGGGATTTCTCGCCACGGCTCCCTACGGAGACGAGCCGGCCTTCATGGGGTATGTAAACCACGTCAAAACTAAGACCGGGATTAGAGACGTGGATAAGGCCTTAACTATTAGGGAGCTGGCAAAAGTCGTGCAATTAGCACAAAGAGATCCCGAGGAGGCAAGGGAGGCGTTTAAAGCTAATTTTTACATGCCTGGACACGTACCTATATTGGGCGGGCGGCTGGGAGAGCGGTGGGGGCACACAGAGCTGTCACTTATTTTAGCGAAGGCGGCAGGCGTGCCCCCAGCGGTTGTAATAGTGGAGGTCCTTGGCGACCACACTGAGGCAATGCCGGTAGAGGAGGCCAGGGAGTACTCAAAGACCTTGGGCGTCCCCTTAGTCACTGGGACGGAGATTAAATCCTTAATCTAA
- a CDS encoding YkgJ family cysteine cluster protein: MWQDPKWYEVKFKCIECGICCLNTEMELLAEDIERITSAGYKLEEFAVERDGIYRLKNVDGHCVFYDASTRKCKIYNIRPIGCRLYPLIYDGEKIEADRTCPTWHTVSKKEIERLAPYVLQFLEDVKKAKIRIRLRI; this comes from the coding sequence GTGTGGCAAGATCCCAAGTGGTATGAGGTGAAGTTTAAGTGTATTGAATGCGGCATATGTTGCCTTAACACAGAGATGGAGTTATTGGCTGAGGACATAGAGAGGATAACTTCAGCAGGTTATAAACTAGAGGAGTTTGCAGTGGAGAGAGACGGCATATACCGCCTTAAAAACGTGGACGGGCACTGCGTTTTTTACGACGCATCGACAAGGAAGTGTAAGATTTATAACATAAGGCCTATAGGCTGTCGCCTCTATCCGTTGATTTACGACGGCGAGAAAATCGAGGCGGACAGAACCTGTCCCACATGGCATACTGTCTCGAAAAAGGAAATAGAGCGTTTGGCACCGTATGTACTACAGTTTCTTGAGGACGTGAAGAAGGCGAAGATAAGAATTAGATTAAGGATTTAA
- a CDS encoding geranylgeranyl reductase family protein: MYDVVIVGAGPAGSTAALIATRLGLRTVVIDRLAPPREKPCGGGLTPRSWKLLNALGIDYPVYGACNEIETRAAGYKIALKKEPILVTRRPDFDYAILKQSNAEFIRDQVLGVRGNTVVGRNGEYSGRVIIGADGATSTVARSIGINNFRGERSHAIAYMTIAKGPPSDKCVIDFDAVINAVKRVGYAWIFPVGEGANIGAGVGWGKWIDLREFVSEYAERAGYKPGAVLGHPLSLGHVRGLGRGNVILAGEAAGLVDATTGEGIYYAVASGVAAAVATYTALKIWRREKYAVDIYRELVRPYVEEVKKTRALSRIAKAIGTRKPVVKLLGKRLVELYSKVYTGEATYSLLLKPVEKL; this comes from the coding sequence GTGTACGATGTGGTAATAGTGGGGGCAGGCCCCGCCGGGTCTACAGCCGCATTAATAGCGACGAGGTTGGGGCTGAGAACAGTTGTAATAGACAGGCTGGCCCCGCCCCGGGAGAAGCCTTGCGGCGGCGGGCTGACGCCCCGTAGTTGGAAGCTCCTCAACGCCCTGGGAATTGACTACCCGGTGTACGGAGCTTGTAATGAAATAGAGACGCGGGCTGCCGGGTATAAAATTGCGTTGAAAAAAGAGCCCATACTTGTCACAAGGCGGCCGGATTTTGACTACGCCATACTTAAACAGAGCAATGCCGAGTTTATAAGAGACCAAGTACTTGGAGTCAGAGGAAACACAGTAGTGGGAAGGAACGGGGAGTATTCGGGGAGAGTTATAATAGGCGCAGACGGCGCCACTAGCACTGTGGCGAGATCAATAGGCATAAATAACTTCCGAGGCGAAAGGAGTCACGCCATTGCGTACATGACAATAGCAAAAGGCCCCCCCTCTGATAAGTGCGTAATTGATTTCGACGCAGTAATTAACGCCGTCAAGCGCGTGGGCTACGCGTGGATATTCCCAGTGGGAGAGGGGGCCAATATCGGCGCAGGCGTAGGCTGGGGGAAGTGGATAGATCTCAGGGAATTTGTGTCGGAATATGCAGAGCGAGCTGGGTATAAGCCCGGGGCGGTGCTGGGACATCCCCTATCGCTTGGGCACGTGAGGGGCCTCGGGCGCGGTAATGTTATACTGGCTGGAGAAGCCGCAGGCCTTGTTGATGCCACGACTGGCGAGGGGATATACTACGCGGTGGCCAGCGGGGTTGCGGCGGCAGTAGCTACATATACAGCTTTAAAAATATGGAGGAGGGAGAAATACGCCGTAGATATATATAGAGAGTTAGTGCGGCCGTATGTTGAAGAGGTTAAAAAAACCAGGGCCCTGTCGCGCATAGCAAAGGCCATTGGGACGAGGAAGCCCGTAGTTAAGCTATTAGGCAAGCGGCTGGTAGAGCTCTATTCAAAGGTTTACACCGGCGAGGCGACGTACAGCCTACTGCTAAAGCCGGTGGAAAAACTATAA
- a CDS encoding nicotinate phosphoribosyltransferase, with amino-acid sequence MLHVATPSEILSGRTTDVYFTRTVEVLKKAGLGDVRVRAEFHVSSLPKGYKWAVFTGLKEVVEVLRGKRVTLYAMPEGTLFYENDPIMVIEGPYLEFAVLETAILGIIRHYSSISTKAARVKKILGDKACLYFGARALHPAIQPMADRAAYIGGCDGVATVMGAELMGIKPSGTMPHALMIIFKAAVGDHTAAWVWFDKTMPSDVPRIILADTFLDEREEALLAAKILGDRLYGVRLDTPGSRRGNMRRIVEEVRWSLDLHGYKNVKIFVSGGLDEPQLEVLKDVADGFGVGTAISFPPSIDVAMDIVEVEVNGQWVPITKRGKLPGFKQVYKCGARHVITRWGDPPPCGDPLLAEWIKDGRVVRDLPSESEIRKYVLNQLAEVEL; translated from the coding sequence ATGCTTCACGTGGCGACTCCCTCTGAAATTCTCTCCGGTCGTACCACTGACGTTTATTTCACGAGGACTGTGGAGGTGTTGAAAAAAGCGGGTCTTGGAGACGTGCGCGTCCGCGCCGAGTTTCACGTCTCTTCTCTCCCCAAGGGGTATAAATGGGCTGTTTTCACTGGCTTAAAGGAGGTAGTTGAGGTGTTAAGGGGAAAGAGGGTGACGTTATACGCCATGCCTGAGGGGACTCTGTTTTACGAAAATGATCCCATAATGGTTATTGAGGGCCCATACTTAGAGTTCGCAGTGCTTGAAACGGCTATTCTCGGGATAATCCGGCATTACAGTAGTATTTCCACAAAGGCTGCTAGAGTGAAAAAAATCCTCGGGGACAAGGCATGTCTCTACTTCGGGGCTAGGGCGTTGCACCCGGCGATTCAGCCCATGGCCGACCGCGCGGCTTATATAGGGGGTTGTGACGGGGTGGCCACTGTAATGGGGGCGGAGCTCATGGGCATTAAGCCCTCGGGCACAATGCCCCACGCCTTAATGATAATATTCAAGGCGGCCGTGGGGGATCACACCGCGGCTTGGGTGTGGTTTGACAAAACTATGCCGTCTGACGTGCCGCGGATAATACTGGCAGATACTTTTCTCGACGAGAGGGAGGAGGCCCTCCTAGCCGCGAAAATACTGGGCGATAGACTCTACGGAGTGAGGCTCGACACGCCGGGGAGCAGGCGCGGCAATATGAGGAGGATAGTTGAGGAGGTGAGGTGGTCTCTCGATTTACACGGCTATAAAAACGTCAAGATTTTTGTGAGCGGGGGGCTGGACGAGCCCCAGCTAGAAGTGTTGAAAGACGTGGCCGACGGCTTTGGAGTTGGGACTGCGATTTCATTTCCGCCTTCTATTGACGTCGCGATGGACATAGTAGAGGTAGAGGTCAACGGCCAGTGGGTGCCTATAACAAAGCGGGGGAAACTGCCAGGGTTTAAACAGGTGTATAAATGCGGCGCCAGGCACGTGATAACGCGCTGGGGCGATCCGCCGCCTTGTGGAGATCCGTTGCTGGCTGAGTGGATAAAAGACGGCCGCGTTGTTAGGGATCTTCCCTCAGAGAGTGAAATAAGGAAATACGTGTTAAACCAGCTCGCAGAGGTTGAGTTATAG
- a CDS encoding ATP-dependent DNA helicase, translating into MELFPYAEYRPFQRKIYQKVVEALKRGRTALINAPTGIGKTSAVLAAAVEFMLETRIPVHYAVRTRAELEAPVRELARIISLGVDIDHVVIKSRQDMCCYSELKKLGYLEFLAECNLLKRLGKCAYYPPRDVEAPLKNVSTYVKFLCAAKSCPYEYARKKLENAEVTISTYYYVFGRDGGGVKNKVVIIDEAHSVFDAVIHLNSIKISERELRQAYREARKYGFVEEAAGVYRLYTFVKKVSGHVDLGDVISLLADLDVDNAVREITKIKSMNRLNPFTPLVLISELKEALKGGLRYYAQIEEAEGLKALALYPVDPAAVVKEALRGAYSVVYISGTLPVRLFADNLGLAEYDELDVPFNAYIPRANYLTIIDVGVTTKYSERTEEMYYQIAHRLAVCINASPRGVLAVFPSYDVMKGVRKYLKVTIPHWYEDRNEVEWEGLPEKFFLGGVARGRYAEGVEYTKNGVNLLSTVVIVGVPYPEPSPYLDRRVAMLKPRLGERAWSAVYLYQAMVSVRQAVGRLFRKPEDRGVIVLLDRRYAEPELWNSLSDLVEGALVVNHVEEAVEDVERFFNAWSKDAK; encoded by the coding sequence GTGGAGTTATTCCCCTATGCGGAATACCGGCCGTTTCAGCGGAAGATTTATCAGAAGGTAGTCGAGGCTCTTAAACGGGGGAGGACGGCATTGATAAACGCCCCCACTGGCATTGGGAAAACTTCTGCGGTGTTGGCCGCCGCTGTTGAATTCATGTTAGAAACTAGAATACCTGTACATTACGCTGTTAGGACGCGGGCTGAGCTCGAGGCGCCGGTTAGAGAACTTGCGAGAATAATTAGCCTGGGAGTAGATATTGATCACGTCGTTATAAAAAGCAGACAAGACATGTGTTGTTATTCTGAACTTAAAAAACTTGGGTATCTGGAGTTCCTCGCCGAGTGTAACCTCTTAAAACGCCTTGGGAAATGTGCTTATTACCCTCCGAGGGATGTGGAAGCCCCTTTGAAAAACGTCAGTACATATGTCAAGTTTTTATGCGCCGCGAAGAGCTGTCCCTACGAGTATGCCCGTAAGAAGTTAGAAAACGCAGAGGTGACCATTTCAACTTATTACTATGTCTTTGGCAGAGACGGAGGAGGCGTTAAGAACAAAGTCGTAATTATAGACGAGGCGCACTCGGTGTTTGACGCCGTAATTCACTTAAATAGTATTAAAATAAGCGAGAGGGAGTTGAGACAGGCCTATAGAGAGGCCCGTAAATACGGCTTTGTAGAGGAGGCGGCGGGAGTTTACCGCCTTTATACATTTGTAAAAAAAGTCTCTGGGCATGTGGATTTGGGAGATGTCATAAGCCTATTGGCGGATTTAGACGTAGACAACGCCGTGAGGGAGATTACTAAAATTAAGTCTATGAACAGGCTAAACCCCTTCACCCCTCTCGTTTTGATTAGCGAGCTCAAGGAGGCGCTTAAGGGGGGGCTCCGTTACTATGCACAAATAGAAGAAGCTGAGGGCTTGAAGGCCCTGGCATTATACCCCGTAGACCCGGCGGCTGTGGTGAAAGAGGCGCTACGCGGCGCATATAGCGTAGTTTATATAAGCGGGACTCTCCCAGTTAGGCTGTTCGCCGACAATTTGGGACTGGCGGAATACGACGAGCTTGACGTCCCGTTCAACGCCTATATACCGCGGGCCAACTACCTTACCATTATAGACGTGGGAGTTACTACTAAATACTCCGAGCGTACAGAGGAGATGTACTACCAAATAGCTCATAGATTGGCAGTATGTATTAACGCGTCGCCGAGGGGCGTTTTGGCCGTATTCCCCTCATACGACGTCATGAAGGGGGTGAGGAAGTACTTGAAGGTGACAATTCCGCATTGGTATGAAGACAGAAATGAAGTGGAGTGGGAGGGCCTGCCCGAGAAGTTTTTCCTAGGCGGAGTGGCCCGTGGAAGGTACGCAGAGGGGGTTGAGTACACAAAAAACGGGGTGAATCTGCTGTCCACTGTGGTAATCGTGGGAGTCCCCTATCCAGAGCCGTCTCCGTATTTAGACAGGAGGGTAGCCATGTTGAAGCCGCGGCTGGGGGAGAGGGCTTGGAGCGCTGTGTATTTATACCAAGCGATGGTAAGCGTTAGGCAGGCCGTTGGCCGTCTTTTCAGAAAGCCGGAGGATAGGGGGGTGATAGTCCTCTTAGACAGGCGCTATGCCGAGCCCGAGTTATGGAACAGCCTATCCGATCTAGTAGAAGGCGCCCTGGTGGTCAACCACGTGGAAGAGGCCGTGGAGGACGTGGAGAGGTTTTTTAACGCCTGGTCAAAAGACGCCAAATAG